In Procambarus clarkii isolate CNS0578487 chromosome 6, FALCON_Pclarkii_2.0, whole genome shotgun sequence, one DNA window encodes the following:
- the LOC138356101 gene encoding zinc finger protein 83-like has translation MKTHQCPECGKVFTRLGQMKTHMLVHSGEKSHKCPECGKVFTRLDHMKTHMLVHSECGKRFSQLDSMKRHMLVHSGEKTHNCPECGKRFSQLGHMKTHMLVHSGEKPHKCPECGNVFTHLGSMKRHMLVHLGEKPHKCPECGKRFRHLGSMKTHMMMHIDARPFECDECGKRFRDRRSIIRHMLVHTEERPFECDKCGRLYKSRNGIKAHVLVHLND, from the exons atgaagactcaccagtgtccagagtgtgggaaggtatttacTCGTCTTggacaaatgaaaactcacatgttagtgcattcgggtgaaaaatctcataagtgtccagagtgtgggaaggtatttacTCGTCTTgatcatatgaagactcacatgttagtgcattcgg agtgtgggaagaggttcagtcagcttgatagtatgaagcgtcacatgttagtgcattcgggtgaaaaaactCATaattgtccagagtgtgggaagaggttcagtcagcttggacatatgaagactcacatgttagtgcattcaggtgaaaaacctcataagtgtccagagtgtgggaacgtATTCACtcatcttggaagtatgaagcgtcacatgttagtgcatttgggtgaaaaacctcataagtgtccagagtgtgggaagaggttcagacaccttggaagtatgaagactcacatgatgaTGCACATTGATGCAAGACCTTTTGAGTGTGATGAGTGTGGCAAAAGGTTTAGAGATCGTAGGTCAATAATacgtcacatgttagtacatacaGAAGAAAGGCCTTTTGAGTGTGATAAATGTGGCAGATTATATAAGTCACGTAACGGTATAAAAGCACACGTGTTAGTGCATTTGAATGAttaa